The following proteins come from a genomic window of Aspergillus oryzae RIB40 DNA, chromosome 4:
- a CDS encoding putative GTPase activating protein (Gyp3) (Ypt/Rab GTPase activating protein) yields MKDSDLAVKTWVTRSGAATGISTVMVTENGDFRYPPSPGEHNLSNRRRVPNPPRLNPLRINPPSPPSSRQFTATAPRAPPLPRSPRRPPAIPDDPFLRSPSPQPGMGGDYISHRPTYRMPATANPTFERLPRAPSRESDFDRPAYRRKTPPPQPRLRTSKSTSKLHSKPRKTLHSLERQSNESPQQGLGLPRFYHNGSTEANGEDALRSSVNSAMTSRSSVGQASGTERSSVLTKSSSITDLSPDTPDGSYEKEGGMSVEDAISMYLDGFSDVTEEPGSPDWRGECKARPLSPRPPTELTLDDGNTSDEHSPELDATKDLPPVPPLPALNPPDQNTLDEQFLGHTQLNEKQFSEPLDQTTPNRPSDNSPLETKIFIPGTVPPPFLKPTESRDQYGFRKTSHHVTLQQYEAWSRPYAAFAKSRRIKWSELLKEHGMPTTEPRTFPPKSNKIKRLVRKGIPPEYRGAAWFFYAGGYEHLNRNPGLYDQLVSQAMESPSNDDKEHIERDLHRTFPDNIHFKPESTDGLGNSGASSGSSNLKHGSVTVETQMIQSLRRVLYAFALHNPQVGYTQSLNFITGLLLLFLPEEKAFWMLHIITSVYLPGTHEISLEGANIDLWILMVLLKDSTPLIYNKITGSAPGKSKTPPLTVDSRLPDITLGLTNWLMSLYIGTVPLETTLRIWDVFFYEGSKTFFRASLAIFKACERDILAVSDPMEVFQVVQAVPKRLLDANTLLDECFVRRHRVGQGRIEELRACRRTAVRQEKLRRSKALSKGYLQAATDEWPTTRSRTPVPGVERSIADGWRHMKDAFR; encoded by the exons ATGAAGGACTCTGACCTTGCAGTGAAGACATGGGTGACAAGGTCAGGTGCCGCGACAGGTATTTCAACGGT CATGGTCACAGAAAATGGAGACTTTCGGTATCCGCCGTCTCCAGGCGAACATAATCTCTCCAATCGTCGCAGAGTGCccaatcctcctcgtctcAACCCTCTAAGAATTAACCCCCCCtctccgccatcttctcgacAGTTTACCGCCACCGCCCCACGTGCGCCTCCCCTCCCACGCTCTCCGAGAAGACCACCTGCCATCCCGGATGATCCTTTCCTGCGCTCACCTTCACCCCAACCCGGAATGGGAGGTGATTATATCTCTCACAGGCCGACATATCGCATGCCCGCCACTGCCAATCCAACGTTTGAACGCCTTCCCAGAGCTCCCTCCAGAGAAAGTGACTTTGACCGTCCGGCATATCGTCGCAAgacccctcctcctcagccaagGTTAAGAACTTCTAAATCTACATCGAAGCTCCACAGCAAGCCCCGCAAGACCCTCCATTCCCTAGAACGCCAGTCCAACGAATCCCCGCAACAGGGGCTGGGCTTACCACGCTTTTATCATAATGGATCGACAGAGGCCAATGGGGAAGATGCTCTCCGCTCCAGTGTGAACTCTGCCATGACGTCGCGCTCTAGTGTTGGACAGGCGAGTGGAACCGAGCGAAGCAGTGTCCTGACGAAGAGTAGCTCGATCACCGACCTCTCTCCTGATACACCAGATGGATCgtatgagaaggaaggtggaATGAGCGTGGAAGATGCGATCTCTATGTATCTCGACGGGTTTAGTGACGTCACAGAAGAACCGGGGTCTCCTGACTGGCGTGGAGAGTGCAAAGCAAGACCGCTTAGCCCCCGTCCGCCAACAGAGTTGACCCTAGACGATGGAAATACTTCCGATGAACATTCGCCCGAGCTAGATGCTACCAAGGACCTGCCACCGGTACCACCGCTCCCAGCTCTAAACCCACCCGACCAGAATACATTGGATGAGCAGTTCTTAGGCCACACACAATTGAATGAAAAGCAATTTAGCGAGCCTCTAGACCAGACCACACCGAATCGGCCATCTGATAATAGTCCACTAGAGACAAAGATTTTCATTCCCGGCACCGTGCCGCCTCCGTTTCTGAAGCCTACCGAGAGCAGGGATCAGTATGGGTTTCGGAAGACCAGTCACCACGTCACATTGCAACAGTACGAGGCCTGGAGTCGCCCGTATGCAGCTTTTGCTAAGAGTCGGAGAATTAAATGGTCAGAATTGCTGAAAGAGCATGGTATGCCCACCACCGAACCGAGGACTTTTCCGCCCAAATCGAACAAGATCAAGCGTCTTGTCCGCAAAGGCATCCCTCCCGAGTACAGAGGGGCAGCTTGGTTCTTCTATGCCGGTGGCTACGAGCACTTGAATCGTAACCCTGGACTATATGATCAGCTTGTCAGCCAGGCTATGGAAAGCCCAAGCAACGATGACAAGGAGCATATCGAGCGAGACTTGCACCGAACTTTCCCCGATAATATCCACTTCAAGCCGGAATCTACTGACGGGCTCGGGAACTCAGGCGCTAGCTCTGGTAGCAGCAACCTGAAGCATGGCTCGGTCACTGTCGAAACGCAGATGATTCAATCGCTCCGGCGGGTGCTCTATGCATTCGCGTTGCACAACCCCCAAGTCGGTTACACGCAATCACTCAACTTCATTACAGGCCTGCTCCTTCTGTTCCTTccggaagagaaggcatttTGGATGCTGCATATCATTACTTCCGTTTACCTCCCCGGCACCCACGAGATAAGTCTCGAAGGTGCTAATATCGATCTATGGATCCTTATGGTCCTCTTGAAAGATTCTACCCCGCTAATCTACAACAAAATCACGGGTTCCGCTCCCGGGAAATCCAAGACGCCTCCGCTAACGGTCGACTCTCGGTTACCGGATATTACACTTGGCCTGACGAATTGGCTCATGTCGTTGTACATTGGAACCGTGCCCTTGGAGACGACCTTACGCATCTGGGATGTCTTTTTCTACGAAGGATCGAAGACATTCTTCCGAGCTTCGCTAGCCATTTTCAAGGCTTGTGAAAGGGACATCCTCGCCGTCTCCGACCCCATGGAGGTTTTTCAGGTAGTCCAAGCGGTCCCAAAAAGGCTGCTGGATGCCAACACTCTACTGGATGAGTGTTTCGTACGGCGCCATCGTGTTGGACAGGGCCGCATTGAGGAGCTACGAGCGTGTCGACGGACAGCTGTTCGGCAAGAGAAGCTGCGACGTTCGAAAGCTTTGAGCAAGGGATACCTCCAAGCCGCCACGGATGAATGGCCGACTACGCGATCGCGGACACCCGTTCCTGGAGTTGAGCGCAGCATTGCCGATGGATGGCGTCATATGAAAGATGCGTTCCGGTGA
- a CDS encoding putative ubiquitin conjugating enzyme (UbcB) (ubiquitin-protein ligase), translated as MGSKRIAKELAELTESPPEGITVELANESDIYQWKVYMDGPEGSPYHNGRFLVKLSLPTEYPFKPPSVSFGTKIYHPNVTNDDKGSMCLGMLRADEWKPSSKIAAVLEFARQLLVEPMPDDAVEGRIAEQYKNDRARYDEIAREWTRKYAMA; from the exons ATGGGTAGCAAAAGGATAGCCAAG GAGCTAGCTGAGCTCACGGAGTCTCCTCCAGAGGGTATTACCGTCGAGCTAGCGAACGAGTCGGATATCTACCAATGGAAGGTTTACATGGACGGCCCAGAAGGGTCACCGTACCAC AATGGCAGATTCCTAGTCAAGCTCAGTCTTCCCACCGAGTACCCCTTCAAGCCGCCATCCGTTTCGTTCGGGACCAAAATTTACCACCCCAATGTGACCAACGATGACAAGGGCAGCATGTGTCTGGGTATGCTGCGGGCCGACGAATGGAAGCCTAGCTCCAAGATCGCGGCAGTGCTTGAGTTCGCGCGTCAGCTGCTCGTAGAGCCCATGCCTGATGATGCTGTCGAGGGTCGTATCGCAGAACAGTACAAGAATGACCGGGCACGGTATGACGAAATCGCACGGGAGTGGACCAGGAAGTATGCGATGGCATAG
- the sec11 gene encoding signal peptidase complex catalytic subunit SEC11 (signal peptidase I): MLSFLSSNLSNVRQSLAQVLNFALVLSTAFMMWKGLSVFTASSSPVVVVLSGSMEPAFQRGDLLFLWNRSPRAEVGEIVVYNVRGKDIPIVHRVVRTFPEIEGKTKKVKEISESSPIPNNMLLTKGDNNVADDVELYARGQDYLNREEDIVGSVRGYIPMVGYVTILLSEYPWLKTALLGIMGLMVMLQRE, translated from the exons ATGTTGTCGTTTCTCTCGTCGAATCTATCCAATGTCCGGCAGTCACTTGCCCAGGTACTCAACTTCGCGCTGGTGCTCTCTACTGCATTTATGATGTGGAAAGGTCTCTCCGTGTTCACCGCATCCTCGAGCCCTGTTGTAGTTGTTTTATCCGGTAGCATGGAGCCAGCATTCCAAAGAGGAGATCTACTTTTCTTATGGAATCGAAGCCCGCGAGCTGAGGTAGGCGAGATCGTCGTCTACAACGTCCGGGGCAAGGACATTCCTATTGTGCATCGCGTCGTGAGAACATTCCCAGAAATTgaaggaaagacgaagaaagtgaaggagATTTCTGA GTCCTCACCGATCCCCAACAATATGCTTCTTACCAAGGGCGACAACAACGTCGCCGACGATGTTGAGCTGTACGCACGAGGCCAGGACTATCTCAACCGCGAGGAAGACATCGTTGGCAGTGTACGGGGGTATATCCCCATGGTGGGATATGTGACTATCTTGCTCAGCGAGTACCCGTGGCTCAAGACAGCCCTCCTTGGAATTATGGGCTTGATGGTCATGTTACAAAGAGAGTAG
- a CDS encoding putative RTA1 domain protein (predicted protein), with product MIHKRSPYQEGSLWYYAPNKGAPIAFAVLFALSGIMHGYQCFKYKSWKVTGLLPWSALLFTAGFVMRTIGAFGHWDNLGVFISSTVFLLAGPPVYEGANFFTLGRILYYIPYHSPMHPGRVFTTFIAMGIVIEVITANGASLVANTSNPESTQNTGKALLKAALILQIALMAGFVALASKFYYNCHRAGVLNSKVKRALYVLYCSCTLITIRTIYRTVEYFTAASLNTSNIDDISPILKDEWFFWVFETVVMFANTTLLNVFHPMRWLPRSNRIYLATDGVTEVEGPGYEDRRPFLLTLFDPFDIVGMITKKGKKEKFWEVDHQPSTSV from the exons ATGATCCATAAAAGGTCGCCCTACC AGGAGGGAAGCCTCTGGTACTATGCGCCCAACAAAGGCGCGCCGATCGCTTTTGCGGTTCTTTTCGCATTATCTGGTATCATGCATGGCTATCAATGCTT CAAATATAAATCATGGAAAGTAACAGGCCTACTACCCTGGTCTGCTTTACTCTTCACCGCAGGGTTCGTGATGCGCACCATTGGGGCATTCGGGCATTGGGACAATCTGGGTGTTTTCATTTCAAGCACTGTCTTCCTCTTAGCTGGGCC TCCTGTCTATGAGGGAGCTAACTTCTTCACTTTGGGCCGTATCCTGTACTACATCCCCTATCATTCTCCAATGCATCCAGGCCGTGTGTTCACCACATTCATTGCCATGGGTATCGTGATCGAGGTCATAACAGCAAATGGAGCATCATTGGTCGCCAATACCAGCAATCCCGAAAGTACGCAGAATACAGGCAAGGCTTTACTCAAAGCTGCCCTGATCTTGCAAATCGCATTGATGGCGGGGTTTGTTGCTCTGGCTAGCAAGTTCTACTACAATTGCCACCGCGCTGGTGTTCTGAACAGCAAAGTGAAGAGAGCCCTTTATGTGCTGTATTGCAGTTGCACACTCATCACCATACGCACGATCTACCGAACTGTCGAGTATTTCACAGCTGCAAGTCTGAACACTAGCAATATCGATGATATAAGTCCCATACTTAAAGATGAGTGGTTCTTCTGGGTATTTGAGACTGTCGTTATGTTCGCCAACACCACTCTTCTCAACGTCTTTCATCCCATGCGATGGCTTCCTCGTTCAAACCGGATCTATCTGGCAACGGATGGTGTGACAGAAGTAGAGGGACCGGGCTACGAGGATCGTCGGCCATTCCTACTTACCCTTTTTGACCCTTTTGATATAGTCGGTATGATCacaaagaagggaaagaaggagaagttcTGGGAAGTTGACCACCAGCCATCGACTAGCGTCTGA
- a CDS encoding kinesin family protein (kinesin-like protein) has protein sequence MNPAKPSQSSLFQVYLRLRPPISQQDDQAERCLTVEYPESQDVVEHDQGTPALAATHIILQPPSDARKRAVEKFGFTKVFEESASQLTVFEDTGLDSIIRGVLLEGRDGLVATLGVTGSGKVGPNATRYEAVLTAMYRATPSWMSLDVIFKSLASTIKPPDNSIHPLLLSSVASSDQSESQIFTAQTFLEAVYGDPSADRGRNSRAQTPMSSSRAQTPLTVCFPPQSQLLRSSVLRPQAPFPSRFCGHNMAYGLRNGYSPTLNHMSRLIPNATIKASPRQMVPGLSLALSYTQPSFIGMNRAKQSQNLKEPAPAIIFPRRNLPQRPNVPPRSPDVSHLTLELNPNSEYIVLVSMYEVYNDRIFDLLSPAIVPGQGSTVSRGGTNQKDRRRPLLFKSTEGSPDRKVVAGLRKIACSTYEEALAILEVGLTERKVTGTGANSVSSRSHGFFCLEVKRRMRNKRTGEETWMGNTLTVADLAGSERARTAKTAGSTLAEAGKINESLMYLGQCLQMQSEIQEGKVRFTFTLTSTALVPFRQCKLTELLFSNSFPSSTQAPGPNRHPQKAIMVVTADPLGDYNATSQILRYSALAREVTVPRAPSATESVFSATVELRKSSASDRSTPNMATSEELEKALAEISRLTKENEALSVRLAEEEIMRAELDMRLKSSEETCLMIEQEVREECWAEMDERMEEERKKWQVALEEQAGHNDEHLDKKIELLSRGFQDPEPSRDEKVEELEFEIDQLRSKVTSLERELMCRSPTKKSKSKNTLEPSRNSNILGRESDIDMALQRMDQLKLADSMFSPAPPAGSPGKRLRKMATRKWDFAPEEEI, from the exons ATGAATCCAGCGAAACCCTCCCAATCGTCACTATTTCAGGTGTACCTCCGCCTTCGTCCGCCCATCTCTCAGCAAGATGACCAGGCCGAACGATGCTTAACAGTCGAGTATCCAGAATCTCAAGATGTTGTTGAACATGACCAAGGAACTCCAGCTCTAGCGGCAACTCATATTATCCTGCAACCGCCAAGCGATGCTAGAAAGCGGGCAGTTGAGAAATTCGGCTTCACCAAGGTTTTTGAAGAGTCGGCTTCTCAGTTGACTGTGTTCGAAGACACAGGACTCGATTCAATTATACGGGGAGTGTTGCTTGAGGGAAGAGATGGCTTGGTCGCTACATTAGGTGTGACAGGAAGTGGAAAGGTGGGACCAAACGCAACAAGATATGAAGCAGTGCTGACGGCCATGTACAGAGCCACACCATCTTGG ATGAGTCTTGATGTGATTTTTAAATCGTTAGCCTCGACAATCAAACCACCAGACAATTCTATccaccctctcctcctgTCCTCGGTCGCGTCGTCGGACCAGTCAGAATCGCAGATATTCACGGCGCAGACGTTTCTCGAAGCTGTATATGGAGACCCAAGTGCCGACCGTGGTAGGAACTCTAGAGCACAGACCCCAATGAGCTCTTCCAGAGCTCAAACCCCTCTGACGGTATGCTTCCCTCCCCAGAGCCAATTGCTCAGGTCCTCAGTTTTGCGCCCGCAAGCCCCCTTTCCAAGCCGTTTCTGTGGCCATAATATGGCGTATGGCCTACGCAATGGGTATTCCCCAACTTTGAACCACATGAGCCGCCTTATCCCAAATGCCACCATTAAGGCGAGCCCCAGACAAATGGTCCCTGGACTCTCACTTGCACTTTCATACACTCAACCTAGCTTTATTGGCATGAATCGCGCTAAACAATCTCAAAACTTAAAGGAACCGGCGCCTGCCATTATTTTCCCCCGTCGTAATCTGCCCCAACGGCCAAATGTTCCACCTCGTTCGCCCGATGTTAGCCATCTCACATTGGAACTGAACCCTAACTCTGAATATATCGTACTGGTGTCAATGTATGAAGTCTATAATGATCGCATCTTTGACCTTTTGTCGCCAGCGATAGTTCCAGGCCAAGGAAGTACCGTGTCGCGAGGGGGAACCAACCAGAAGGACAGACGGAGACCCCTCCTTTTCAAATCTACTGAAGGATCTCCCGACAGGAAGGTCGTCGCGGGCCTACGCAAAATAGCCTGCAGTACTTACGAAGAGGCACTGGCAATTTTAGAAGTCGGACTCACTGAGCGCAAAGTCACGGGTACTGGCGCGAACAGTGTCAGTTCACGGAGCCATGGATTCTTCTGTCTCGAGGTCAAGAGAAGGATGCGTAACAAGAGAAcgggagaagaaacatggaTGGGGAACACCCTTACAGTGGCAGATCTCGCTG GCTCCGAGCGTGCAAGAACCGCCAAAACGGCTGGATCTACCCTGGCCGAGGCAGGCAAAATCAACGAGAGTCTGATGTATCTCGGTCAATGCTTACAAATGCAGAGTGAGATACAAGAGGGGAAGGTACGATTCACTTTCACGCTTACGAGC ACTGCTCTGGTCCCATTCAGACAATGCAAGCTCACCGAGCTACTATTCTCAAACTCATTCCCATCATCTACCCAGGCGCCTGGTCCCAACCGCCACCCGCAAAAGGCAATTATGGTCGTAACCGCTGATCCTCTTGGAGACTACAACGCAACTTCGCAGATCCTGCGCTATTCGGCCCTTGCGCGGGAAGTCACCGTGCCTCGGGCTCCATCCGCGACTGAGTCTGTCTTCTCTGCTACAGTTGAACTTCGCAAGTCTTCTGCTAGCGACCGCTCTACACCGAATATGGCAACCAGTGAAGAGCTCGAGAAAGCATTAGCCGAAATCAGCAGACtgacgaaggagaatgagGCACTTTCCGTGAGATtagctgaagaagagatcaTGAGAGCAGAATTAGATATGAGACTGAAATCTAGTGAAGAAACATGTCTCATGATCGAGCAGGAAGTGCGCGAAGAGTGCTGGGCCGAAATGGATGAgaggatggaagaagagagaaagaagtgGCAAGTTGCTCTGGAGGAGCAG GCTGGTCATAATGATGAACACCTTGATAAGAAGATTGAACTATTGTCTCGTGGTTTCCAAG ATCCCGAGCCTTCTAGGGACGAGAAGGTGGAAGAACTGGAGTTCGAAATTGACCAGCTTCGCAGCAAGGTTACATCTTTAGAACGCGAACTGATGTGCCGGTCTCCTACCAAGAAGTCCAAGTCAAAAAATACACTCGAGCCGTCTCGCAATTCCAATATTCTTGGTCGCGAAAGTGACATTGACATGGCACTCCAACGGATGGATCAGTTGAAGCTTGCAGACAGCATGTTTTCTCCTGCTCCGCCTGCAGGCTCCCCCGGAAAAAGGCTTAGGAAGATGGCAACCAGAAAATGGGATTTCGCCCCGGAGGAAGAGATCTGA